A single Strix aluco isolate bStrAlu1 chromosome 20, bStrAlu1.hap1, whole genome shotgun sequence DNA region contains:
- the LOC141932717 gene encoding tenascin-like — MVEEPLLSKLTVSNATSDSMSLTWEGQDNAFDHFILEVRNSDFPLDSLVYTVPGASRHYVVTNLKAATNYTVQLHGVIDGQGGQTLTALATTEAEPQLGTLTLTNVTPDSFNLSWTTRDGPFAKFVIHIRDSYAAHEPQELTVSGGARSAHISGLLDYTGYDINIKGTTNAGVHTEPLTAFVMTEAMPPLENLTVSDINPYGFTVSWMASENAFDNFLVVVVDSGKLLDPQEFLLTGAQRQLKLKGLITGIGYEVMLYGFAKGHQTKPLSTVAVTAGRLFPFL, encoded by the exons ATGG TAGAGGAACCTCTCCTTAGCAAACTCACTGTATCAAATGCTACCTCAGACAGCATGTCACTCACGTGGGAAGGACAGGACAATGCCTTTGACCACTTTATTCTAGAAGTCAGAAATTCTGACTTCCCTTTGGACTCCCTGGTGTACACAGTGCCAGGGGCCTCCCGGCACTATGTAGTCACCAACCTCAAAGCTGCCACTAATTACACTGTTCAGCTCCATGGTGTAATTGATGGGCAAGGTGGTCAGACCTTGACGGCACTGGCAACCACAG aGGCTGAGCCACAGCTGGGCACGCTCACACTCACAAACGTTACCCCCGACAGCTTCAACCTCTCATGGACCACAAGAGATGGGCCTTTTGCCAAGTTTGTTATACACATTAGAGATTCCTATGCAGCACATGAACCCCAGGAGCTTACGGTGTCAGGAGGTGCTCGCAGCGCTCACATCTCAGGCCTGCTAGATTACACTGGCTATGACATTAACATTAAGGGGACCACCAATGCAGGTGTTCACACAGAGCCCCTCACTGCTTTTGTCATGACAG AGGCCATGCCCCCACTGGAAAACCTAACTGTCTCTGATATTAACCCTTATGGGTTCACAGTGTCGTGGATGGCATCGGAGAATGCCTTTGACAACTTTCTAGTAGTCGTGGTGGATTCTGGCAAGCTGCTGGACCCACAGGAGTTCCTCCTTACGGGAGCCCAGCGGCAACTGAAGCTTAAAGGCCTTATTACTGGCATTGGCTATGAGGTTATGCTTTATGGTTTTGCCAAGGGGCACCAAACAAAGCCCCTGAGCACTGTGGCTGTTACAG ctgGCAGATTGTTTCCCTTTCTTTGA